A section of the Agrococcus sp. SGAir0287 genome encodes:
- a CDS encoding nucleotide exchange factor GrpE, with protein MTDDTQDEGPVFRDKRRIDPETGEARQSPADAQAAAERAAAGEPQGASEQGASDAGAQAPASAPGPDDLSAEDRALLDGEAKRLAEEAASVEARIAAAEDEVRRLQAEYVNYRNRVERERAADKVSTTASVLSALLPALDDLDRAEQHGDLEGSPLAIVAQKLRGAIDGLGLEPVGAVGEPFDTAVHEAIAQLPNPEVTEMVVADVVQRGYRMGERLVRAAKVAVFVPASE; from the coding sequence ATGACCGACGACACGCAGGACGAGGGCCCCGTCTTCCGCGACAAGCGGCGGATCGACCCCGAGACCGGCGAGGCGCGCCAGAGCCCCGCGGACGCCCAGGCGGCTGCGGAGCGCGCGGCGGCCGGCGAGCCCCAGGGCGCGTCGGAGCAGGGAGCCTCGGATGCGGGTGCCCAGGCGCCCGCATCCGCCCCCGGTCCCGACGACCTGAGCGCCGAGGACCGCGCGCTGCTCGACGGCGAGGCCAAGCGCCTCGCCGAGGAGGCTGCGAGCGTCGAGGCGCGGATCGCGGCGGCCGAGGACGAGGTGCGCAGGCTGCAGGCCGAGTACGTCAACTACCGCAACCGTGTCGAGCGCGAGCGGGCGGCGGACAAGGTCTCGACGACGGCATCCGTGCTGTCGGCGCTGCTGCCCGCGCTCGACGACCTCGACCGCGCCGAGCAGCACGGCGACCTCGAGGGCTCGCCGCTCGCGATCGTCGCGCAGAAGCTGCGCGGCGCGATCGACGGGCTCGGGCTCGAGCCCGTCGGTGCGGTGGGCGAGCCCTTCGACACGGCCGTGCACGAGGCGATCGCGCAGCTGCCGAACCCCGAGGTGACCGAGATGGTGGTCGCCGACGTCGTGCAGCGCGGCTATCGCATGGGGGAGCGCCTCGTGCGCGCCGCCAAGGTCGCCGTGTTCGTGCCCGCGAGCGAGTAG